A genomic segment from Necator americanus strain Aroian chromosome III, whole genome shotgun sequence encodes:
- a CDS encoding hypothetical protein (NECATOR_CHRIII.G12990.T1): MRPTNSKLNIDGVDVHLDLNRLPNELLLRIIQFLPPRDVALGAAQVSTRWRSLIKHNLARVPRIPAHCHVYVMDIDLQPGDDRTDGRSPIMQYHFTTFNTSQPDYRAKRRACLRGNDSELRAIYVQHKRCGMMAEWDSRGGVQKLDSCTANSLLSFLDIVALRIDVLKRGRRLMARRVDERFAHAVAFCEDICGTLDPKSLLLCSQNPYFSWCLGEESLRRLSSFRNLDSLILENMTGAEVFGGIKASLYLGKLKEIRMRLDAKHQNEVENILWVDVQGSLLKSLAEAHVRCLDFSAFSESPAAITAITAADMCQFISAWRALTCPWMIKSIMFNSTVTISEFRTVAARAGLFASALTDIPYCRFRTYHPSDPNAKLELSCYGNGIATQWCIRSGYLTS, from the exons ATGCGGCCGACGAACTCGAAGTTGAACATCGACGGCGTCGATGTTCACCTCGATCTTAATCGACTACCGAATGAACTATTGCTTAGG ATAATCCAATTTTTACCACCGCGAGATGTTGCGCTTGGCGCTGCACAAGTCTCGACGAGGTGGCGATCTCTTATTAAGCACAATCTTGCCAGAGTACCTAG AATCCCAGCTCACTGTCATGTATATGTGATGGATATCGATCTACAACCGGGCGATGATCGAACGGATGGCCGAAGTCCAATTATGCAATATCATTTCACCACTTTCAACACGTCACAGCCAG ATTATCGTGCTAAACGTCGTGCATGTCTTCGTGGGAATGATTCCGAACTTCGAGCGATCTACGTCCAACACAAACGATGCGGGATGATGGCCGAATGGGATTCACGTGGTGGTGTTCAGAAACTTGACTCGTGCACCGCTAATTCG CTGCTCTCCTTCCTCGACATTGTTGCGCTCAGGATTGATGTGTTGAAACGTGGGCGTCGTTTAATGGCGCGAAGAGTTGACGAGAGGTTTGCGCATGCGGTTGCGTTCTGTGAGGATATTTGTGGGACCTTAGATCCGAA ATCCTTACTACTCTGCTCTCAAAACCCCTATTTCTCATGGTGTTTGGGAGAAGAATCGCTGCGACGATTATCCTCATTTCGAAATTTGGACTCAttaattctggaaaatatgaCTGGTGCCGAAGTTTTTGGAGGAATCAAAGCATCGTTGTATCTGGGGAAACTCAAAGAGATTCGAATGCGATTGGATGCTAAACATCaaaatgaagtcgaaaatATTCTCTGGGTAGATGTTCAAG GATCCTTGCTAAAATCACTAGCAGAGGCGCACGTACGCTGTTTGGACTTCTCCGCGTTCTCCGAGTCTCCGGCCGCTATTACTGCCATCACAGCGGCGGATATGTGCCAATTCATCAGC GCTTGGCGTGCTTTGACATGTCCGTGGATGATAAAATCGATAATGTTCAATTCGACGGTGACAATCAGCGAATTTCGAACGGTTGCCGCTCGTGCTGGACTTTTCGCCAGTGCGCTAACCGATATACCGTATTGCCGATTCCGTACCTACCATCCGTCGGATCCGAACGCGAAATTGGAGCTGTCCTGTTACGGTAATGGG ATCGCTACACAATGGTGTATTCGTTCGGGATATTTGACTTCGTAA
- a CDS encoding hypothetical protein (NECATOR_CHRIII.G12991.T1), producing MTDAKENIKTKTIKKDIVNEKKKEANVLPVGSENKAQLPCKHPKECTTSTSISTATTSGALKPQSTDTSQITPSKATNTCTAKSISQESLATSKPVLLKEEAKTSEEQPTQTRGLFEWALSAFKSRYSFLKTATPKSSPCSPRPKSLVLQKNVVTPSKNTSKINATVSAPCTPSKPKTPRKNTVVKTGSTPSKPTTKMKTKTNTAILPSKPSPKLRDTASAGTVTSKSTSEVGDTVNTAVFPVKSTSEVGDTVNTAVIPVKPTPEVKDTNKKKPKHVTHTNRKSKSKYIIEKEVSVELNEGSSNSGSTETAMDISTIDPKEAAKYSFLTRKKKTAAATNQARCEDSVMTGCVDSDLFTLQEKSRMDMKKLEDFFSITPKKQNDTPKKSPANVSSATKSPQVSQVSGRKADKIAKLHDTNRKEKEKKKPKKNTTKVLASLFHGSSHDKNRKKTRGKSASVEKVKQ from the exons ATGACAGATGccaaagaaaacatcaaaacaaaaact ATTAAAAAAGACATcgtaaatgaaaagaaaaaagaagctaaCGTGTTACCCGTTGGAAGTGAGAACAAAGCCCAATTACCTTGTAAGCATCCGAAAGAGTGTACAACGAGTACATCAATATCAACTGCCACTACGAGCGGAGCACTAAAGCCACAATCAACGGACACCTCACAGATCACTCCGTCAAAAGCGACTAATACTTGCACCGCAAAGAGTATCTCACAAGAGAGTTTGGCAACTTCAAAGCCTGTATTattaaaagaagaagcaaaaaccTCGGAAGAACAACCAACACAAACCAGAGGTTTATTCGAATGGGCCTTATCAGCTTTTAAAAGTAGatattcttttctaaaaacGGCTACACCTAAATCATCGCCGTGTAGTCCTCGTCCAAAATCCCtcgtacttcaaaaaaatgtcgtcACACCTTcgaaaaacacttcaaaaattaacGCAACAGTGAGCGCTCCCTGTACTCCTTCAAAACCTAAAACTCCGAGGAAAAACACTGTAGTAAAAACTGGATCCACACCCTCAAAACCtactacaaaaatgaaaaccaAAACGAACACTGCTATCCTTCCTTCGAAACCCTCTCCGAAACTAAGAGACACGGCGAGCGCTGGTACTGTTACTTCAAAATCTACTTCGGAAGTAGGAGACACGGTGAACACTGCTGTATTTCCTGTAAAATCCACTTCGGAAGTGGGAGATACGGTGAACACTGCTGTCATTCCTGTAAAACCCACTCCGGAAGTAAAAgacacaaataaaaagaaacctaAACACGTCACACATACGAACAGAAAG TCCAAATCGAAATATATTATCGAAAAAGAAGTATCGGTGGAGCTAAACGAAGGGTCTTCAAAT TCAGGCAGTACAGAAACCGCAATGGACATATCAACTATAGATCCAAAG GAAGCGGCCAAATATTCCTTCCtaactaggaagaaaaagactGCAGCAGCTACAAATCAAGCACGATGCGAAGATTCTGTGATGACTGGTTGCGTAGATTCTGACCTATTT ACGTTACAAGAGAAATCACGAATGGATATGAAGAAACTGGAAGATTTCTTCTCTATAACGCCAAAAAAACAGAACGATACACCAAAAAAATCACCCGCCAATGTGTCATCTGCCACTAAATCACCACAGGTTTCACAAGTATCAGGTCGAAAAGCAGACAAAATCGCCAAATTGCATGACACCAACaggaaagagaaggagaaaaagaagccAAAAAAGAATACGACAAAGGTGTTGGCATCGCTTTTTCATGGTTCATCGCATG ataagaatagaaagaagacCAGAGGAAAATCGGCAAGTGTGGAGAAGGTTAAACAATGA